From the Diospyros lotus cultivar Yz01 chromosome 13, ASM1463336v1, whole genome shotgun sequence genome, one window contains:
- the LOC127788567 gene encoding HIPL1 protein-like, producing the protein MAAAAVTTLFLFFCSLLLPHSSSALPLCTDLRAPEIQKAALSFCPYSGRVCCDSAKDLELKKQFQAMNVSDSGCASVIKSILCATCDQFAEELFRVDTGPGPVPVLCKSNESANSPSSSHTESSFCSQVWDACQNTAILNSPFATSLQSRTGVLQNSTSTKLTELWQSKSEFCEAFGGASGNDSLCFNGKPVSLNDTETSVPPKGLCLEKIGEGQYLNMVAHPDGSNRAFFSSQAGKIWLATIPEQGSGGTLDLDESSPFVDLTDQVHLDTTFGVMGMAFHPNFAQNGRFFTSFNCDKVKSPTCSGRCSCNSDVNCDPSKLNSSKGAQPCQYHSVIAEYTASGTASEPAMAKTAKPTEVRRIFTMGLPFTNNHGGQILFGPKDGYLYFMMGDGGSKGDPYNFAQNKKSLLGKIMRLDVDNIPSAEEISNLGLWGNYSIPRDNPYHEDKELKPEIWALGLRNPWRCSFDSERPSYFLCADVGQDRYEEVDIITKGGNYGWSIYEGPLPFNNQHFPSNTSADSETLIFPVLGYNHSAVNSLGSAAISGGYFYNSKTDPCVHGSYLYGDLYGGAIWAAAETPRNSGNMTASSVPFSCASDSPIACHFVPGSRQPALEYIFSFGQDNRKDVFILASSGVYRIVRPSRCNYTCSKETVTTTDSPSSTPSSYGNNPVKPRKKLVFFLLSLMLLAGTML; encoded by the exons atggctgctgctgctgttacCACTCTTTTCCTGTTTTTCTGCTCACTGTTGCTTCCACATTCTTCTTCTGCTCTCCCCCTTTGCACTGATTTGA GGGCGCCGGAGATCCAGAAGGCTGCTCTGAGCTTCTGTCCGTACAGTGGGAGAGTGTGCTGTGACTCGGCCAAAGATTTGGAGCTGAAAAAGCAATTCCAAGCAATGAATGTGTCTGATTCTGGCTGTGCTTCTGTGATCAAATCTATCCTCTGCGCA ACATGTGATCAGTTCGCAGAAGAGCTATTCAGAGTAGACACAGGGCCGGGACCAGTTCCAGTTCTTTGCAAATCTAATGAATCAGCCAACTCACCCTCGTCAAGTCACACAGAAAGTAGCTTCTGCTCACAAGTCTGGGATGCTTGTCAAAATACAGCCATACTGAATTCTCCTTTTGCTACTTCATTACAAAGTAGAACTGGGGTGCTGCAAAATTCAACCTCCACCAAGCTTACAGAACTTTGGCAATCAAAGAGTGAATTTTGCGAAGCATTTGGTGGTGCCTCTGGCAATGATTCCTTGTGTTTTAACGGCAAACCAGTGTCACTTAATGATACTGAAACCTCAGTTCCCCCAAAGGGCCTGTGCCTTGAGAAAATTGGTGAGGGACAATATCTTAACATGGTTGCTCATCCCGATGGGTCAAACCGAGCCTTCTTCTCCAGCCAAGCTGGTAAAATATGGTTGGCCACCATCCCAGAGCAGGGTTCAGGAGGAACTTTGGATCTCGATGAATCTAGCCCTTTTGTTGATTTAACCGATCAAGTTCATCTTGATACCACCTTCGGGGTGATGGGAATGGCTTTCCATCCAAACTTTGCCCAGAATGGGCGTTTCTTTACTTCATTCAACTGTGACAAGGTTAAGTCCCCCACATGTTCTGGAAGGTGTTCTTGTAACTCAGATGTGAACTGTGATCCTTCCAAGCTGAATTCTTCAAAGGGAGCTCAACCATGCCAGTATCACAGTGTTATTGCAGAATATACTGCCAGTGGAACTGCATCAGAACCTGCAATG GCAAAAACAGCCAAACCAACAGAGGTGAGAAGAATATTTACAATGGGACTCCCATTTACAAACAACCATGGAGGCCAGATTCTTTTTGGACCAAAAGATGGGTATTTATACTTTATGATGGGTGATGGGGGAAGCAAAGGGGATCCTTATAATTTTGCCCAAAACAAGAAATCTTTACTTGGAAAAATCATGAGGCTTGATGTAGATAACATACCAA GTGCAGAAGAAATAAGTAACCTTGGTCTTTGGGGTAACTATTCCATTCCTCGAGATAATCCTTATCATGAAGACAAGGAGTTGAAGCCCGAGATTTGGGCCCTTGGACTAAGAAATCCTTGGCGCTGTAGCTTTGATTCAGAAAGGCCTTCCTACTTTCTTTGTGCAGATGTTGGACAG GATAGATATGAAGAGGTTGATATCATAACCAAAGGCGGGAATTATGGCTGGAGCATCTATGAAGGACCTCTTCCATTCAACAATCAGCATTTTCCCTCAAACACTTCTGCTGATTCTGAGACACTAATCTTCCCCGTCCTAGGATATAACCACTCTGCTGTGAATAGCTTAGGATCTGCAGCAATATCAGGCGGGTATTTCTATAATTCCAAGACCGATCCCTGCGTGCATGGAAG TTACCTGTATGGAGACTTGTACGGTGGAGCTATATGGGCGGCTGCAGAAACCCCCAGAAACAGTGGGAATATGACTGCTAGTAGTGTTCCATTTAGTTGTGCTTCTGACTCTCCCATTGCGTGCCACTTTGTGCCCGGAAGCCGTCAACCAGCTTTAGAGTACATATTCTCATTCGGACAGGATAACAGGAAGGATGTTTTCATTCTGGCTAGTAGCGGTGTATACAGAATAGTTCGGCCAAGCCGCTGCAATTATACGTGCTCCAAGGAAACCGTGACAACAACTGACAGCCCCAGTTCTACCCCTTCTTCATATGGTAACAACCCAGTTAAGCCACGCAAAAAGTTGGTGTTCTTCCTTTTATCATTGATGCTCTTGGCAGGCACTATGTTGTAA
- the LOC127788901 gene encoding uncharacterized protein LOC127788901 isoform X1 produces the protein MGGLKFDKWGYEVNTASDACISAINSFYHQVLSYGRERSAIMEALAHDRNCVLANVFAAHSHDSSDPSSVHVHLQDAKARLKQASKYEKAVFDAVSSLIAENRDDDVALELHSKLLEDFPRDLVSLKRAQILCFYMGRPDLSLNLVQKVLPQNEQENYIYGMLAFSLLETGRMADAEKAAKKGLQINREDSWAQHALCHVLQHECRFKEAVGFMEECSKSWNSLSSFMCTHNWWHVALCYLEGHSPMRKVLDVYDHCIWKELERNHAVPREVYLNALGLLLRVYLRGEIDIIEDRLKILAGCLTNQDLWYLEWHLDVLTVWALASTGEYGKGEDLLKGLRSRISKMSNKKRRVMQGGMLLAEAMYEYGKGNYSRALELLGPDFDANRCKAIGASDEQLDVFNEVWYVAMLNTGRAAEAIKVLESRTEKREGVPFMWRLLERAYSMLGRPEATAAREKAKHLEDTCFK, from the exons ATGGGAGGACTGAAATTCGACAAGTGGGGCTACGAGGTGAACACAGCCTCCGACGCTTGCATCTCCGCCATCAATTCCTTCTATCACCAg gTGCTGAGCTACGGAAGAGAGCGATCCGCGATTATGGAGGCGCTGGCTCATGACCGTAACTGTGTTTTGGCCAACGTTTTTGCGGCGCACTCTCATGATTCCTCAGACCCTTCCAGCGTTCATGTTCATCTTCAAGATGCTAAAGCTCGACTT AAACAAGCCTCCAAGTACGAGAAAGCGGTTTTTGATGCCGTCAGTTCTTTGATCGCCGAGAACAGGGACGACGATGTTGCTCTTGAGCTACACTCGAAG CTACTTGAAGATTTCCCAAGGGACCTGGTATCTCTAAAGAGGGCTCAAATTCTCTGCTTTTACATGGGTCGACCTGATCTGTCTCTCAATCTCGTTCAAAAG GTTCTCCCtcaaaatgaacaagaaaattACATATATGGAATGCTAGCATTCTCTTTGCTAGAGACTGGTCGAATGGCAGATGCAGAGAAGGCTGCAAAAAAGGGATTACAAATCAACAGGGAAGACAGTTGGGCACAGCATGCT CTTTGCCATGTCCTTCAACACGAGTGTCGTTTCAAAGAAGCAGTGGGATTCATGGAGGAATGCTCAAAATCATGGAATTCTTTGTCATCTTTTAT GTGCACGCACAATTGGTGGCATGTTGCTCTTTGTTACTTAGAAGGACATTCTCCAATGAGGAAAGTGCTAGACGTGTATGACCACTGTATCTGGAAGGAGTTGGAAAGAAATCATGCAGTTCCGCGAGAA GTGTATTTAAATGCTCTTGGTTTGCTGCTGCGGGTATATTTACGGGGTGAAATTGACATCATCGAGGACCGTCTCAAGATCTTAGCAGGTTGTCTGACAAATCAA GATCTCTGGTACTTGGAGTGGCACCTAGACGTGCTGACGGTTTGGGCATTAGCTTCAACTGGAGAATATGGTAAAGGAGAGGATCTACTCAAGGGCCTGAGATCGAG GATCTCGAAGATGAGCAATAAGAAGCGGCGAGTAATGCAAGGAGGAATGCTG CTTGCAGAAGCCATGTATGAATATGGAAAAGGCAACTATAGTCGGGCCTTAGAATTGCTTGGCCCAGATTTCGATGCAAACCGCTGTAAG GCTATTGGAGCATCAGATGAGCAGCTTGATGTCTTTAACGAGGTTTGGTATGTGGCAATGCTGAATACCGGACGCGCTGCTGAAG CAATCAAAGTCCTCGAGAGCAGGACAGAGAAGAGGGAAGGAGTGCCTTTTATGTGGCGCCTGCTG GAGAGGGCTTACTCGATGCTGGGGAGGCCGGAAGCCACTGCTGCCCGTGAGAAGGCCAAGCATTTAGAGGACACATGCTTCAAATAA
- the LOC127788901 gene encoding uncharacterized protein LOC127788901 isoform X2, producing the protein MGGLKFDKWGYEVNTASDACISAINSFYHQKQASKYEKAVFDAVSSLIAENRDDDVALELHSKLLEDFPRDLVSLKRAQILCFYMGRPDLSLNLVQKVLPQNEQENYIYGMLAFSLLETGRMADAEKAAKKGLQINREDSWAQHALCHVLQHECRFKEAVGFMEECSKSWNSLSSFMCTHNWWHVALCYLEGHSPMRKVLDVYDHCIWKELERNHAVPREVYLNALGLLLRVYLRGEIDIIEDRLKILAGCLTNQDLWYLEWHLDVLTVWALASTGEYGKGEDLLKGLRSRISKMSNKKRRVMQGGMLLAEAMYEYGKGNYSRALELLGPDFDANRCKAIGASDEQLDVFNEVWYVAMLNTGRAAEAIKVLESRTEKREGVPFMWRLLERAYSMLGRPEATAAREKAKHLEDTCFK; encoded by the exons ATGGGAGGACTGAAATTCGACAAGTGGGGCTACGAGGTGAACACAGCCTCCGACGCTTGCATCTCCGCCATCAATTCCTTCTATCACCAg AAACAAGCCTCCAAGTACGAGAAAGCGGTTTTTGATGCCGTCAGTTCTTTGATCGCCGAGAACAGGGACGACGATGTTGCTCTTGAGCTACACTCGAAG CTACTTGAAGATTTCCCAAGGGACCTGGTATCTCTAAAGAGGGCTCAAATTCTCTGCTTTTACATGGGTCGACCTGATCTGTCTCTCAATCTCGTTCAAAAG GTTCTCCCtcaaaatgaacaagaaaattACATATATGGAATGCTAGCATTCTCTTTGCTAGAGACTGGTCGAATGGCAGATGCAGAGAAGGCTGCAAAAAAGGGATTACAAATCAACAGGGAAGACAGTTGGGCACAGCATGCT CTTTGCCATGTCCTTCAACACGAGTGTCGTTTCAAAGAAGCAGTGGGATTCATGGAGGAATGCTCAAAATCATGGAATTCTTTGTCATCTTTTAT GTGCACGCACAATTGGTGGCATGTTGCTCTTTGTTACTTAGAAGGACATTCTCCAATGAGGAAAGTGCTAGACGTGTATGACCACTGTATCTGGAAGGAGTTGGAAAGAAATCATGCAGTTCCGCGAGAA GTGTATTTAAATGCTCTTGGTTTGCTGCTGCGGGTATATTTACGGGGTGAAATTGACATCATCGAGGACCGTCTCAAGATCTTAGCAGGTTGTCTGACAAATCAA GATCTCTGGTACTTGGAGTGGCACCTAGACGTGCTGACGGTTTGGGCATTAGCTTCAACTGGAGAATATGGTAAAGGAGAGGATCTACTCAAGGGCCTGAGATCGAG GATCTCGAAGATGAGCAATAAGAAGCGGCGAGTAATGCAAGGAGGAATGCTG CTTGCAGAAGCCATGTATGAATATGGAAAAGGCAACTATAGTCGGGCCTTAGAATTGCTTGGCCCAGATTTCGATGCAAACCGCTGTAAG GCTATTGGAGCATCAGATGAGCAGCTTGATGTCTTTAACGAGGTTTGGTATGTGGCAATGCTGAATACCGGACGCGCTGCTGAAG CAATCAAAGTCCTCGAGAGCAGGACAGAGAAGAGGGAAGGAGTGCCTTTTATGTGGCGCCTGCTG GAGAGGGCTTACTCGATGCTGGGGAGGCCGGAAGCCACTGCTGCCCGTGAGAAGGCCAAGCATTTAGAGGACACATGCTTCAAATAA
- the LOC127788900 gene encoding LEAF RUST 10 DISEASE-RESISTANCE LOCUS RECEPTOR-LIKE PROTEIN KINASE-like 1.5, which yields MAYSAPVFLILLFQLLRFSLPSAAAAHSCSKPEPLCPPFTSTPPFPFSSSPGCGHPSFQINCSSPHSIITINNLSFSLLHYDHNSSSLLLSPRPTESLSFRRNCTSHFPSIPNGSVDLSGSPFRVSDSSCSRLSVLRPCPEQNLPNCSHCPWDCRIIKNPAQLFGGCEASRHPAAEQGCHGDILGFLDKFLQLGIELEWDEDQDSYFSNCKTCKADNGVCGFNSSDPRKKFICFRLRSQVPAPWIRQHGPNRTAIFCIIFVFMCLLAVVSIASVVLRSKRKPSPAEEDPAALYLRRHRSASLLPPVFTYEELEISTNRFDPKRKIGDGGFGSVYLGQLYDGRIVAVKQLHRHQGGGAAIAFSTKSFCNEILILSSINHPNLVKLHGYCSDPRGLLLVYDYVPNGTLAEHLHGSKKIYRKGSLTWPVRVDMALQTAMALEYLHFSVIPPIVHRDITSSNIFVEKDMRIKVGDFGLSRLLVLPPDTNSTAASAAGSGCVWTGPQGTPGYLDPDYHRSFRLTEKSDVYSFGVVLLELITGLKAVDQRRDKRDVALADMAVAKIQMGLLHQVVDPLLAAEWSAGEEAAEGIAAVAELAFRCVAADKDDRPDAREVAAELRRIRGRTRGGGISRASSNSTNVGVADGAGMV from the exons ATGGCTTATTCTGCGCCGGTCTTCCTGATCCTCCTCTTTCAACTCCTGCGCTTTTCCTTGCCGTCAGCGGCGGCGGCTCATTCATGCTCAAAACCAGAACCCCTCTGTCCGCCGTTCACTTCCACGCCGCCTTTCCCGTTCTCTTCCTCTCCTGGATGCGGTCACCCTTCCTTCCAAATAAACTGCTCCTCGCCCCACTCCATCATCACCATTAACAacctctccttctctctcctccactacgACCACAACTCGtcttctctccttctctctcctcGACCCACTGAATCGCTGTCGTTTCGCCGGAACTGCACATCCCACTTCCCCTCCATTCCCAACGGCTCTGTCGATCTGTCCGGCTCCCCATTTCGAGTGTCAGACTCTTCCTGTTCCCGCCTCTCCGTTCTCCGGCCTTGCCCGGAGCAGAATCTCCCCAATTGCAGCCACTGCCCTTGGGACTGTCGGATTATCAAAAACCCAGCTCAGCTATTCGGCGGCTGTGAAGCCAGCCGCCATCCTGCCGCCGAACAGGGTTGCCACGGCGATATTCTCGGATTCCTCGACAAGTTTCTGCAACTGGGTATCGAGCTCGAGTGGGACGAAGATCAAGATTCTTACTTCTCCAATTGCAAGACTTGCAAGGCTGACAATGGAGTCTGCGGGTTCAATTCATCGGATCCCCGGAAGAAATTCATCTGTTTCCGGCTCCGGAGCCAAGTCCCGGCTCCGTGGATTCGGCAGCATGGCCCAAATCGAACGGCGATCTTCTGTATAATCTTCGTGTTCATGTGTTTGCTGGCTGTTGTTTCAATCGCTTCGGTTGTTCTGCGTTCGAAACGGAAGCCTTCGCCGGCGGAGGAAGACCCGGCGGCGCTTTACCTCCGGCGGCACCGCTCCGCCAGCCTCCTGCCGCCGGTGTTCACCTACGAGGAGCTCGAAATCTCCACCAATCGGTTCGACCCGAAGCGCAAAATCGGCGATGGCGGGTTCGGGTCTGTCTACCTGGGCCAGCTCTACGACGGCCGAATCGTCGCCGTAAAACAACTTCACCGCCACCAGGGCGGTGGCGCCGCCATTGCCTTCTCCACCAAGTCGTTCTGTAACGAAATCTTGATTCTTTCTTCGATCAACCATCCGAATCTCGTCAAGCTTCACGGATATTGTAGCGATCCGAGAGGGCTTCTCCTGGTCTACGACTACGTTCCGAACGGAACCCTAGCCGAGCATCTCCATGGAAGCAAGAAAATTTACAGAAAAGGGTCGCTGACGTGGCCGGTGAGGGTGGATATGGCACTGCAAACGGCTATGGCGCTAGAGTATCTTCACTTCTCAGTTATACCACCGATAGTTCACAGAGACATAACTTCTTCCAACATTTTTGTGGAGAAGGATATGAGAATAAAGGTGGGCGATTTTGGGCTCTCCAGGCTACTGGTGTTGCCTCCGGACACGAACTCGACGGCGGCGTCGGCGGCGGGTTCCGGGTGCGTTTGGACTGGCCCGCAAG GTACACCGGGATACTTAGACCCGGACTACCACCGTTCGTTCCGGCTGACGGAAAAGAGTGACGTGTACAGCTTTGGGGTTGTGTTGTTAGAGCTGATAACGGGCTTGAAGGCGGTGGACCAGCGGAGAGACAAGAGGGATGTGGCTCTGGCGGACATGGCGGTGGCGAAGATACAGATGGGGCTGCTGCACCAGGTGGTGGACCCGTTGTTAGCGGCGGAGTGGAGTGCTGGCGAGGAGGCGGCGGAGGGCATCGCCGCCGTGGCAGAGCTAGCGTTCCGATGCGTGGCAGCCGACAAGGACGACAGGCCCGACGCCAGGGAGGTGGCGGCGGAGTTGCGCCGGATCCGCGGCCGGACACGCGGCGGGGGGATTTCGCGGGCTTCTTCGAATTCGACGAATGTGGGGGTTGCTGACGGGGCCGGGATGGTCTGA